A stretch of Telopea speciosissima isolate NSW1024214 ecotype Mountain lineage chromosome 11, Tspe_v1, whole genome shotgun sequence DNA encodes these proteins:
- the LOC122644740 gene encoding uncharacterized protein LOC122644740 produces MAFSAKNKMGFVDGTICKPATTDPTYEAWVRVNNMVLSWLLNSIHCDLAASVLYADSAVAVWKDLHDRFSPSNSPRIFELERTIATLQQNNDSVAKYFNALKGCWDELATYNPLPSCTCGEYRTFATHSQKCQLMQFLTGLNEAYAPIRSQILL; encoded by the coding sequence ATGGCCTTCTCCGCCAAAAATAAGATGGGATTCGTGGATGGCACCATATGCAAACCAGCCACCACTGATCCTACATACGAAGCCTGGGTTCGTGTGAACAACATGGTCCTTTCATGGCTCCTTAATTCCATTCATTGCGACCTCGCTGCCTCGGTTCTATACGCCGACTCGGCTGTTGCAGTATGGAAGGATCTTCATGATAGATTTTCCCCTTCCAACAGCCCGCGGATCTTTGAGCTAGAACGCACCATTGCTACATTACAGCAAAATAATGATTCGGTTGCCAAATACTTCAATGCTTTGAAGGGTTGTTGGGATGAACTAGCAACTTATAATCcccttccctcatgcacctgtGGAGAATACCGTACCTTTGCCACTCATTCTCAGAAATGCCAACTCATGCAATTTTTAACGGGGTTGAATGAGGCCTATGCGCCAATACGCAGCCAGATCCTCCTTTAA